The Pseudomonas viciae genomic interval GGCGATGTACCAGGCCAAACGCCTCGCCCGAGGCGGCCAACACACGGCGGGGTCGGAGCATTCCGTCGCGGATCTTCAAACCAGGAGCTGACTCGTGCGTTTATATCCTCAACTTTCCTTGCGGCACTTCGCCGCGTTTTTGTTTCTCGCCGTCCTGGCCCTGAGCGGTTGCCAGACTGCACCGCAGAAAGGGCTTACCCCGGCGCAAGTGGCCGTGCTCAAACAGCAAGGGTTCGAATTGACTGACGATGGCTGGGCCTTTGGTCTGTCAGGCAAGGTGCTGTTCGGCAGCGATGTGGAAAACCTCAACCCGGCCAGCACCGAGATCGTCGAGCGAATTGGCAAGGCGCTGCTGGGGGCTGGAATCGAGCGGGTACGCGTCGATGGCCACACCGACGCCTCGGGTTCTCAAGCCTATAACGAACAACTGTCGATACGTCGCGCCCTTAGCGTGAGCAAAGTATTGATAGGCGTAGGCATGCGTGAAGAAAACGTCCAATCACGCGGTCTCGGTAGCAGCAAGCCAGTCGCATCCAACGACACGGTCGATGGGCGTACCGAAAACCGTCGCGTCGCCATCGTGGTCATCGCCGACTAGTCGGCAAACACCATCTCCCGGCTGTCCCCCATCAGCAGTGGCTGGTTCTGTTCAGTCACTTCGCGGATG includes:
- a CDS encoding OmpA family protein, translating into MRLYPQLSLRHFAAFLFLAVLALSGCQTAPQKGLTPAQVAVLKQQGFELTDDGWAFGLSGKVLFGSDVENLNPASTEIVERIGKALLGAGIERVRVDGHTDASGSQAYNEQLSIRRALSVSKVLIGVGMREENVQSRGLGSSKPVASNDTVDGRTENRRVAIVVIAD